From Salvia splendens isolate huo1 chromosome 3, SspV2, whole genome shotgun sequence, a single genomic window includes:
- the LOC121793838 gene encoding uncharacterized protein LOC121793838, translating to MGNCQAVDAAALVIQHPCGKLERMYWPISATHVMKTNPGHYVSLIIPLTLPDHHNQTVRFTRVKLLRPTDTLVLGHAYRLLTTQEVMKVVRAKKHAKMKRSEPEPEPGLPASETDHHEGDARLRHREGGGRSRSWRPSLQSISEAAT from the exons atgggcAACTGTCAGGCCGTGGACGCCGCCGCGCTGGTGATACAGCACCCATGCGGCAAGCTGGAGAGGATGTATTGGCCCATCTCCGCTACCCACGTCATGAAAACCAACCCCGGCCACTACGTCTCTCTCATCATCCCCCTCACTCTCCCCGATCACCACAACCAGACCGTCCGCTTCACCCGCGTCAAGCTTCTCCGCCCCACCGACACGCTCGTTCTTGGCCACGCCTATCGCCTCCTCACCACTCAAG AGGTGATGAAAGTGGTGAGAGCCAAGAAGCATGCAAAGATGAAGAGGAGCGAGCCTGAGCCCGAGCCAGGACTGCCTGCTTCGGAGACCGACCATCATGAG GGTGATGCGAGGCTCCGGCACCGGGAAGGCGGAGGAAGGTCGAGATCGTGGCGGCCGTCTTTACAGAGCATATCCGAGGCTGCAACCTGA